Part of the Paenibacillus kyungheensis genome, TCCAGCCTTTCGATTCACATCATTATCGTTACTTGGGATCATCTAATGATGTGATTTGAGATACATCTTGTTTTTTGGTACGTTCGCGGAATTTTTTATACAATCTGCCTACCGTTTCGGGAGTCACTTCGATATTGCGTTCATATGCATATTTGACAGAATACCCGAGTGCCAGTGTAATTGCACCTGCTACTCCTGCTCCGGCTACAGAACCTGCTCCAGGGAAGATTTTGAGCACTTGAGCAAATAAGCTCTTGCCTAGATTACCAACAATAGCGGTAATCACAATTTCTTTAGCCGTTTCCCGACTAATCGGCTTGTTGTATAGTGCAGCTAATCGAGTTAACAGACCTATCTGAATAGCAGTGATCGGAATAATATCAGCGCCTGGAATCGGTGCCGCTCCTACCGCCCCCGCCGAAGTAGCCGCGCCAATAATCCATTTGTTGGCGGTTGACGACTTTTCTTTGATCGTGCGGGCGAATAAAATGTCTTTACTTTTTTTTTTCAACAAATCCAATATACTATCACGTAATGTATCGATGTTTTGTCCGGTACGTGAAGACACAGGAATCACTTGATATTTATGACCGGTTTCTTGTTGAATACGACGAACCAGACGATCAATCTCATCTGCCGCATCAATTTTGTTGAGTACAATAATAATATTGCTATTGATTTTCTCTAACGCTTGTAACGAATTTTTTTCAGCTTCCGAGTAGACCGTTCCTGCGGCATTGAGGAAAAAAAGAACTACATCTGTTTTGCGATAGTATTCACGGGTAACCGCAGAATTGCTTAGATTCACATCATTCAATCCCGGTGTATCGATAAAAATAATTTTTTCCCGATAAGCATAAGGCTTAATTTCTGTAGTCTCTCCAGGTTCTGCCCCTACGCCCGCAACCTCTTCGCCTACAATGCGGTTAATAGTAGAAGATTTCCCTGCATTTACATCACCGATCAAAGCGATCAATACTTCATCTTTCATCTGGCGGTTAATCTCATCCATTTCTTTGTCGAACGCTTCATCTGCTGTTTTGCGAATCGTTGCTTTGAGCTGTTCATTCGTACTCATCGTGTGCCTCCTGTATATAGATCAAGATATTGATTAAGATTCAAAGCCTTCTAATACCAATTTGCCGATCATATCTCCTGCTTCTAGCAAACGATGAGCTTCTTGCAATTGAGCCGCATTAATCGGACGCAGACGCTTCGTCTCTGTTGTGCGAAGCTTGCCTTCATCAATCTGATTCGCAATCCGGTTCAAAATCACACCTTGCTCGTTCATATCGTCTGTCTCATACATCGAACGGGTGAACATGAATTCCCACACAAAGGTAGCACTTTTATTTTTGAGTGCTTCCAGATCAATCGGTTCCTCTGTTTCTACAATCGAACAGATTTTGCCTTGAGGAGCGATCGCATCCGCCATATGTTGCCAGTGTTGATCAGTATGATTTAAGCATAAAATATAATTCACATCAGAGATACCTATCTTTTGCAATTGAGGAACAAATTCATCATGATGATTAATCACATGATCAGCTCCATGTGCTCTAGCCCAATCGGTTGTCTCTGAACGAGACGCTGTACCGATCACTGTTAGACCTGCTTGCTGAGCAATCTGTGTAGCGATAGAACCAACGCCACCTGCGGCATTGATAATCAGAATCGTCTGATCCGAGTTCGCTGACGCATCTTCAGAGATTCCCAGACGTTCATGAATAGCTTCCCATGCTGTCAGTGATGTTAACGGCAACGCAGCAGCCGCAGCGAAATCAAGTGACTTCGGCTTATGACCTACAATACGTTCATCAACCAGATGGTATTTACTGTTACCTCCTGCTCTTGTCACACTTCCTGCATAAAAGACTTCATCTCCGATCTGAAAATCGGTCACATGCTCTCCTACTTCAACAACAGTTCCAGCTACATCCCAACCTAGAATACGAGGATTCTCCTCGACTTGATCTTTGGGTGCTCGAATCTTTGTATCCACAGGGTTCACCGAAATCGCTTGAACTTGCACAAGCAGATCACGTCCGCTAGCAGATGGTTTAGGTATTTCTACATCCAATAGACTATCCGGTTGATCAATTGGCAAATAACGCGTTACTCCTACAGCTTTCATCATACTCATTGTTTTCATCCTTTCGGTATCTATGTATGTCGTTACTGTATATTTACCCGTTATTCATTTATCTCACACTAACCGCTTTTCTCTTTTGTTTATCCCTTATTCTACTTCTACGCTTCGATCCTCTTATTGGATACAAATACATGGTACATTGTGCAAATCAATGTATTTGTTTTTATCCTAACCGATGATGAAGGAGCTGACTATTTACGTATGAAACTTTCAGTGTTTACTGTATGTACGCCTGATCTTACACCAGAACAATTGATAACAGCAGCTACACAGGCAGGTATAGACGGAATCGAGTGGCGCTTTGCTGCTATTCCGCAAGATGCGCAAGCAGAAGCTCCTTCTTTTTGGCGACATAATCGTTGTTCGATTGATCCAGAACATACTGAACCTAGTGTTTCTATTATCAAGCAATCTGTACAACAACATCAATTAGAGTCGATTGCTCTTGTTCCTTATCTGAAATGTGGGGATCTGGATAGTACCCATCATGCGTTTGCCACTGCCAGCCAATTAGGGGCTTCGATGATGCGTGTCGGTGTACCCATGTATGATCGTAGCCGTCATTATCGCGATC contains:
- a CDS encoding YcjF family protein, whose product is MSTNEQLKATIRKTADEAFDKEMDEINRQMKDEVLIALIGDVNAGKSSTINRIVGEEVAGVGAEPGETTEIKPYAYREKIIFIDTPGLNDVNLSNSAVTREYYRKTDVVLFFLNAAGTVYSEAEKNSLQALEKINSNIIIVLNKIDAADEIDRLVRRIQQETGHKYQVIPVSSRTGQNIDTLRDSILDLLKKKSKDILFARTIKEKSSTANKWIIGAATSAGAVGAAPIPGADIIPITAIQIGLLTRLAALYNKPISRETAKEIVITAIVGNLGKSLFAQVLKIFPGAGSVAGAGVAGAITLALGYSVKYAYERNIEVTPETVGRLYKKFRERTKKQDVSQITSLDDPK
- a CDS encoding zinc-binding alcohol dehydrogenase family protein, whose product is MSMMKAVGVTRYLPIDQPDSLLDVEIPKPSASGRDLLVQVQAISVNPVDTKIRAPKDQVEENPRILGWDVAGTVVEVGEHVTDFQIGDEVFYAGSVTRAGGNSKYHLVDERIVGHKPKSLDFAAAAALPLTSLTAWEAIHERLGISEDASANSDQTILIINAAGGVGSIATQIAQQAGLTVIGTASRSETTDWARAHGADHVINHHDEFVPQLQKIGISDVNYILCLNHTDQHWQHMADAIAPQGKICSIVETEEPIDLEALKNKSATFVWEFMFTRSMYETDDMNEQGVILNRIANQIDEGKLRTTETKRLRPINAAQLQEAHRLLEAGDMIGKLVLEGFES